One uncultured Carboxylicivirga sp. genomic window, GATAATATTACTTTACTGTTCACTCTACACAAGGTTTATGTGAAAGTAACCGGTAAAGAAGTCAGTTTTGAAGAGTTCTTACCCTGGGGCGAAATGTTACTGAACGACTTTGATGATATAGATAAATACCTGGTTTCTGTTGAACAACTTTTTTCTAATCTAATATCACTAAAGGAACTTGATGACGACTTTTCACATTTGAGCGAAAGACAGCTGGAAGCAATTCAATCCTTTTGGGGAGCATTTGAACAGAAGAAAAGATCCGAGCACCAGGATTATTTTCTGGAAGCGTGGAAACAGATTCCAAAGGTTTATAAAGCTTATCGCGAAGAATTACAGAATGATAACCTGGCCTACGAAGGAATGGTGTATCGCTTAATTGCAGAAAAGCTGATAACTGGCGTAGATGTTGATATTAAATGGGAGAGAGTAATCTTTATTGGACTCAATGCGTTAACGCCTTCTGAACATCGTTTGATGAAGCAATTGCAAAAAAAGCAAAAGGCTGATTTCTTCTGGGATTATTCGCCCTGGATGATGGAAAAGGACGAAGAAATAAAATTCAAACGTCGGGGGCCAGGCTTCTTTATTGAAGAAAACTTGATTCAGTTTCCATCACCCAAGGATTATAGCATGCCATTGAATTCCGAAGGGCCTGAGATTACTATAACAGCAGTTGCAAATCCTACCGAACAGTTAAAATCGGTTCATCAGTTTTTGGATGAAGAATATGTGAGTGAAATGAAATCGGCTGTAGTGTTGGCTGATGAAACATTACTGATGCCTGTTTTACATGGTATTCCTCCTAAAGTTGATAAGGTGAATGTGACCATGGGTTACCCACTGAATCATACACCAGCTTATGGTTTGATTGAATTATTATTGAATCTGCAACAACAGATCAGAAAAGGAAGTGGTAGTGATGTATGGATGTATCATCGTCATGTTTTACCATTGTTGCAACAGCAATATATTTCAATGTTGGCCGAAGCCGATACGCGTCGATTACATAAACAATTGGTAAAAAACAATGCCATCTTTGTAAAGGCTGATAGTTTGCATATTAACGGGCTTTTTAAAAGCATTTTTGTTAAGGTTAGCACTGGATCTGAATTGTCGGCCTATTTGATTAATATTTTGGGGAAAGTTTATGAACTCTTACAACCCAACGAAAATAAGGTGCTGGAGAAGGAGTTTATTTTTGCACTTCAAAAATGTATTATACGACTACAGGATTTACTGGAGCAAAATGCACAGGCTGATATTGATACCAAAACATGGGTACGCCTGTTTAAAAAGCTGGCAGAGTTTCAAACAGTACCATTCAGGGGTGAACCATTGGCTGGTCTTCAGGTGATGGGTATTCTTGAAACACGTGCTCTGGATTTCGATAAGTTGATTATTCTGGATCTGAACGAAGGTGTTTTTCCACGAACATCGGCTCCAAATACTTTTATTCCTGCAACTTTACGATCTGGATTTGATTTACCAACCATAGAGTTTCAGGATACTATTTTCTCTTATTATTTCTTTCGTCTTATTCACCGGGCTAAAAAGGTTGAAGTATTGTATTCAACCGGAGCACAGGGAATGAAATCCAATGAGATGAGTCGTTATTTGTATCAGCTTAAGTATGAGTTTAATGCCAAAATAAATATGCGTACACTCTCTGGGCAGGTTTCTCTTCTTAATCCACCTGTTGTGGCAGCTAGTAAGAAAGAAGAAGTGAAAGAACGATTGTCTTCATTTACAACGGATGGCAAAAAGCTTCTTTCACCCAGTGCTCTTTCGATTTATATTGAATGTCCAATGCGATTCTTTTATCAAAAGATTGTTGGAATAAAAGAGCCTGATGAAATAACTGAGGAGGCAGATGCCCGCATTTTTGGTTTGATTTTTCATGATGCTGTTGAAAATCTTTATAAAGGGAAAGCCGGAAAAGAAATACAGTCTGATGATATTGATTACTGGTTGAAAAATACAGTTTTAATTGATCAACTTATTAAAGATGGTTTTCGCAAATATTTGATGGATTACGACCAGGGGCGACAGTCGTTTGCCGAGATACAGGGACGTAATGTAATGGTGTTTGAAGTGATTAAGCGTTATTTGTTACAGTTTCTTAAACTGGAGAAGAAAAAGACTCCGTTTACAATTATTGATCTTGAAAAACATGTTGAATGGAACTATACTACCACGAATGGTTTGCAACTTAAATTAGGTGGTATCATTGACCGTCTTGAGGAGAAGGATGGTATCTGGAATGTTATGGATTATAAAACCGGGTCGGGCGTAGCTGAAGTTAATTCGATTGAAGAACTTTTTGATACAGATAAGCATAAAAAAAATAAAGCCATTTTCCAGACCTTATTATACTCTTTAATTCTGGATGAAACAGAGAATGCATTGGTCCCCAAACAGCCATCCGTTATCTGGGTACGCGATGTTTTTAAAGCCAACTACGATACCAAACTATACTTGAAAGAGGGCAGAAGCAATAAAAATCCAATAATACTGCAATCGGTAAAGGAAGAATTTAAAGCTAATCTTGAGCATTTACTGGAAGAAATTTACGATGAAACTATTCCGTTTAATGGAGCCGAAGACACCGATAAATGCATTTATTGTACCTACAAGGTTTTGTGCAATCGATGACTTTTATGGTTAATGATAAATTGTCAATGGTAAATTAAAGTTGAATCGTTTAGTTAATTAACTGAAGAATAATATTTAGCTTTTAAAAGAATGAGTCCCGGCAGGGACGACTGTAAAAGAATAGTACGTAAGTGCTATGAAATAGCAACATAAGAATCAGGCCCTGAGGGCCGTCTTTAATTAGAAACTAACCATTAATCATTCAACAAGTCCGGTCTGATTTTTTTTGTTCGCTCATAAGCTTTTTGTTCGCGCCACTCATCAATTTTAGCATCATTACCGCTTAAAAGTACATCGGGTACTTTCCATCCATTGTAATCAGAAGGTCGAGTGTAAACCGGATGAGAAAGCAAACCGTCCTGAAAACTATCGGTTAAGGCTGAAGTTTCATCAGACATCACACCGGGAATCAATCGGATAACTGCATCGCTGATGACTGCAGCCGCCAACTCGCCACCTGTCAGCACATAATCGCCAATAGTTAGTTCAAGCGTTATATAATGATCACGAATGCGTTGATCTACTCCTTTGTAATGGCCACAAAGAATCATGATATTACCGGATAAGGACAAAGTATTGGCAATTTTCTGATTAAACCGCTCCCCATCAGGAGTAACATAAATTATGTGCTCGTAGTCTCTTTCAGCCTTAAGTTTATCAATTAAATCAGCAATGGGTTGGATGGTCATTACCATGCCGGCACCTCCACCAAACGAATAATCATCAACTTTTTTGTGTTTGTCAAGCGAATAATCTCTGATATTATGAAAATGCATTTCTACCAGTCCTTTTTCAACTGCTCGTTTAATAATCGATTCGGTTAAAGGACCCTGAAACATTTCTGGAAAAAGTGTAAGAATATCGATTCGCATGACAATCTGTAATTTTGCCGCAAAGATAATAATATTGCACCAAGTTTTAGTTTTGTGATGAAAGAGTGTTTTTTCAGAATAATCAAGTAAATTGATGATTTCAGAGATTTGCTAATTACATTTCATTGTATTTGACCGTAATATCTTATTTTTATCTAAAAAGTTTGTCACTTAAGCGAATTACAATATATTCGTAAGATAAATGAATTGAGACAGAATCAGTGGATTCTGCGAATTAGAACGTAAAGCTTATGGAAGCAAATGACCTAAACAAACCTCTTGAGAACGAGAATGGTTTGAATTCAGAAAATGAATCTGAAAATATGCAGGTAGAAAACACAGCCTCTGAAAAAGAAGAAGTTGCTGAGACTGAAGAAACAACAGAAGAAAAGGTTGAAACAGATGAGGTTGTAGCCCAAGATTCTGAAGAAAGTGAACAGGAGATCGAATTAGAGTCGGTTGATCATATTATGCTTAGTAAAGAGCAATTGGTTAAAAGGCTAAGAGATGTTCTGAAACACTATCCTGTTGAAAAAATTAAAGAGGAGGTAGAAGAAATTAAATCTGCCTTTTACAAAAAACATAAAGCTGAACTGGAAGACCTCAAGCGAAAGTTTGTTGAGTCTGGTGAGTTGGAAGAGAATTTTACGGCTCCTTTGGATAATCTTGAGATTGAATTGAAGGATATGCTTCAGGATTTCAAGGCACGCAAGGCAGAATTCAATCGACGCATTGAGGAAGAGAGACAAAGTAACTATCAGGCTAAGCTTGATGTCATTGAGGCCATTAAAGAGCTTATCAATGGTCAGGAGTCATTAAATGAAACATTCCAGGCTTTTCGTGAGTTGCAACAACGTTGGCGCAATATCGGACCTATTCCGCAAGAAAAGGTTCATGATATGTGGGAAACGTACAACTATAATATTGAGAATTTTTACAACTACATAAAAATCAACAAAGAGCTTCGTGATCTTGACTTAAAGAAAAACATGGAAGCCAAAACTGAATTGTGCGAAAAGGCAGAAAAACTATTGTTGGAACCAACGATTGTTAAAGCTTTTAAGACACTTCAGAAATACCATGAGCAATGGCGCGAAATTGGTCCGGTACCTCATGATAAAAAAGAAGAGTTATGGGCTCGTTTTAAAGAAGCCACTTCATTAATCAATAAACGTCATCAGGAATATTTTGAAGGGTTGAAGGATCAGTTACAAAAGAACCTTGAAGCCAAAACAGAACTTTGTGAAAAAGCGGAAGCATTGATTACTGTTGATTTGCATACTCCAAAAGAGTGGGAAGCCAAGAGTAAAGACTTAATTGAATTGCAAAATATTTGGAAGACAATTGGATTTGCTCCTAAAAAAGATAACAATAAAATATACGATCGTTTCCGTACCGCATGTGACTCATTTTTTAATGCTAAGCGTGATTTCTTTAAAACATATAAATCAGAGCAATCGACTAATCTGCAATTGAAGACTGAATTGTGCTTGCAGGCTGAGGCAATGAAAAATAGTACCGACTGGAAACGTACAACTGATGAATTTATTAAGATTCAGAAACGATGGAAGGAAATAGGTCCGGTACCTCGTAAACAAAGTGATATTATCTGGAAACGTTTTCGCACTGCTTGTGATGCTTTCTTCGATCATAAATCCAATTTCTTTAATCATAAAGATGAGGAGCAAGAGAAGAATCTTGAATTAAAAGAAGCCCTGATAAAGGAGGTTGCTGCATTTGAGGCAAGTGATAATTCGGAAGAAAACTTTGAGAAACTGCAGGATTTTCAACATCGTTGGAATGAAATCGGTCATGTGCCAATTAAAGATAAAGATCGTGTTAACCAGGAGTTTCGAGGTTTGATTAATCAGTATTTCGATAATCTGAATTTGGACGAGTATCATAAGAATGTTGAGAAATTCCGTAATAAGATTGAGAACTATAAAACCAATGATTATGCGGGTGATAAGCTTACCCAGGAACGTAATAAGATCATCAATAAGTTGAAGCAACTGGAGAATGATATTACGGTATGGGAGAATAATATTGGATTCTTTGCCAAATCTAAGAAGTCAGAAGCGCTGGTTCGAGATTTCAAACATAAAATAGAAACGGGACGCCGCAATATCAAACTACTCAATAAGAAGTTGGACATGTTGGAAGACATGGATTAATGATAAAATAACAAGGTCGGCAAAAAGTCGACCTTTTTTTTGTTGAAAGCAATAATGATTCATAATTTTTGATGGTATTTTTCTACCTTTGTGGTTTTTAATTTTGACTCGTGAGAGTTGATGGATTAATAATTTAAAAATACTGTTGTGTCAGAAACAAGATATGTATTTGTCACTGGGGGTGTAGCCTCCTCTTTGGGAAAAGGAATTATATCAGCCTCATTGGCTAAATTGTTGCAAGCAAGGGGTTATAGTGTTACCATTCAAAAACTGGATCCATACTTAAATGTCGATCCTGGAACCTTGAATCCATATGAGCACGGTGAGTGTTACGTAACAGAGGATGGTGCCGAAACAGACCTTGACTTAGGTCATTACGAACGTTTTTTGAATGTACCTACTTCGCAAGCTAACAATGTTACTACCGGTCGCATTTACCAAAATGTGATTAACAAAGAGCGTAAAGGCGATTACCTTGGTAAAACAGTACAGATTATTCCTCATATAACTGATGAGATCAAAAGAAACATCAAATTACTTGGTACCAAGCATAAATATGATGTAGTAATTACTGAGATTGGAGGAACTGTTGGTGATATTGAATCATTACCATATGTTGAATCTGTTCGTCAGTTGAAATGGGAGCTGGGTAGCCGTGTGGCTGTTATTCACCTTACTCTGGTTCCTTATTTGAATTCTTCGGGTGAGTTGAAAACAAAACCAACCCAACACTCTGTAAAGGCATTATTGGAAACAGGAGTTCAGCCTGATGTTTTGGTTTTACGTACTGAGCATGATTTAGCTGCTGATATTCGTAAAAAAGTAGCTCTGTTTTGTAATGTTAATCCAAAAGCAGTTGTTCAATCCATCGATGTTAAAACAATTTACGAAGTCCCTGTTAAGATGCAGGAGGAAGGTTTGGATGAGATTGTTTTGGAGAAATTACAATTGCCAATCGATGAGAAACCTGCTTTGAAAGAGTGGAAAGGATTCTTAAAGAAAATGAGTAAAGCCACCAAAGAAGTAAAAATTGGTTTGGTTGGTAAATATGTTGAGTTGGCAGATGCATACAAGTCAATAATTGAGGCTTTAATTCATGCAGCTACCTACAACGATCGCAAGGTAAAAATTGAACTGATACATTCTGAAACATTAACATCCGATAACGTAGCTGAAAAATTAGGTGGATTAGATGGAGTATTAGTAGCACCAGGATTTGGTCACAGAGGTATTGAAGGAAAGTTGGATGCTGTTAAATATGTACGTGAAAACAATATTCCATTCCTGGGTATTTGCTTAGGTATGCAATGTGCTGTTATTGAGTACGCGCGAAATGTGCTAAATTTACCTGATGCTAATTCACGAGAGATGAACCACACAACTGCTAATCCTGTGATTGACCTGATGGAAGATCAGAAGAATGTTAGTGAGATGGGTGGAACCATGCGTTTGGGAGCTTATGAATGTGCCTTAACTCCTGGAACCAATTCTGCTGCAGCTTATAGCAAAGAACTGGTACATGAGCGTCACCGACATCGTTATGAATTTAATAGTGAATACCTTGAAACTTATGAGAAAGCAGGAATGAAAGCTGCCGGATGTAATCCTGATACAGGACTGGTTGAGATTATGGAAATTCCTGCTCACAAATGGTTTGTGGGTGTTCAGTTCCATCCTGAATATAGTAGTACTGTGGTAAAACCACATCCTATCTTTATGGCGTTTATAAAAGCCGCCATTTCTGAATAAAAATTATAACAAGCAAAAAATGGATAGAAATTCGATAACTGGAATAATACTGATTGTACTCATCTTTGGGTTCTTCACGTGGTGGAATCAACCATCGGAAGAACAACTTGCTGAACAAAAAAGGGTTCGTGACTCTATTGATCTGGTAGAACAAAAGGCTGAGGCTGATCGTATTGCCAATGCTGCAAAGGTAGAGGTTGAAACCAAAGCTGTTGTTGAGAAAGATTCTGCTACAATAGCTGAGGAGTTGACTAATAAGTTTGGCTTATTGGCCGATGCAGCTCAAGGTGAGCAAAGCTTTGTGACTTTAGAGAACGATTTAGTTAAAATGGTTCTGAGTTCGAAGGGAGCTCGCGTTTATTCTGTAGAATTAAAAAAATACCATAACTACGATGAGAGTCCGGTAATATTAATGGACGGTGATCAAAATAAGTTTGGATTTAATTTTACCCATAACAGTAGATTCTTTCATACAAATGAATTATACTTTACTGTATTGCCTCAAACATCTCCTAATAAGGTAGATTTTGTTGTGAATGCTGCTGAAGGTAAATTAATCTTCTCTTACGTTCTTCCTGAAGATGGTTATATGGTTGACTTTAATATTACCACGCAAAACTTGGGTAATGTTATTGCTACTCCTAACGGATCGATGGATATTAACTGGGAGATGGAAGTGCCGGCTCAGGAAAAAGGGGTAAGTTTCGAACGTCGTTATTCTGGTGTTTACTATCGCTTTGCCGAGAATGATGTGGATCATATTACTGCCAGTGGTACTAAATCAGAAGAATTAAGAACCAAGCTGAAATGGGTAGCATTTAAAGACCAGTTCTTTTCATCTGTATTTATTTCTGGTGATTATTTCCTAAGTGGTGATGTAAAAGCGGTTACTCCTGAAGATGATAATCATCCTGTAATAATGGATGCCAGTGCTATGGTAGCCGTTCCTTTTACCGGTAATGATCAGCACAGTTTTAATTTTTATTTCGGACCTAATGATTTTAAAGCTTTAAAGCCATATGCCGATTTAGGTCTACGTCAATTGGTTTATTTAGGATGGAGTTTCCTTCGATACATTAACCTAGGGGTAATTGAAGTATTCCATTTCCTTGAGAGATATTTTAGTAATTATGGATTGATTATTTTAATCTTAACCATACTTATTAAGTTGATTATCTTCCCATTCACATACAAATCGTATGTATCTACAGCTAAAATGAAGGTGTTAAAGCCTCAGATAGAGGAGATAAATAACAAGATACCGAAAGAAAAAGCAATGGAGCGTCAACA contains:
- a CDS encoding Fe-S cluster assembly protein IscX, whose product is MTSGFLNSIASYYYQKTDLSKYCFVFPSQRAGIFFTNYLRQLIKDPTWSPKIITVNDLFASLSSSIVADNITLLFTLHKVYVKVTGKEVSFEEFLPWGEMLLNDFDDIDKYLVSVEQLFSNLISLKELDDDFSHLSERQLEAIQSFWGAFEQKKRSEHQDYFLEAWKQIPKVYKAYREELQNDNLAYEGMVYRLIAEKLITGVDVDIKWERVIFIGLNALTPSEHRLMKQLQKKQKADFFWDYSPWMMEKDEEIKFKRRGPGFFIEENLIQFPSPKDYSMPLNSEGPEITITAVANPTEQLKSVHQFLDEEYVSEMKSAVVLADETLLMPVLHGIPPKVDKVNVTMGYPLNHTPAYGLIELLLNLQQQIRKGSGSDVWMYHRHVLPLLQQQYISMLAEADTRRLHKQLVKNNAIFVKADSLHINGLFKSIFVKVSTGSELSAYLINILGKVYELLQPNENKVLEKEFIFALQKCIIRLQDLLEQNAQADIDTKTWVRLFKKLAEFQTVPFRGEPLAGLQVMGILETRALDFDKLIILDLNEGVFPRTSAPNTFIPATLRSGFDLPTIEFQDTIFSYYFFRLIHRAKKVEVLYSTGAQGMKSNEMSRYLYQLKYEFNAKINMRTLSGQVSLLNPPVVAASKKEEVKERLSSFTTDGKKLLSPSALSIYIECPMRFFYQKIVGIKEPDEITEEADARIFGLIFHDAVENLYKGKAGKEIQSDDIDYWLKNTVLIDQLIKDGFRKYLMDYDQGRQSFAEIQGRNVMVFEVIKRYLLQFLKLEKKKTPFTIIDLEKHVEWNYTTTNGLQLKLGGIIDRLEEKDGIWNVMDYKTGSGVAEVNSIEELFDTDKHKKNKAIFQTLLYSLILDETENALVPKQPSVIWVRDVFKANYDTKLYLKEGRSNKNPIILQSVKEEFKANLEHLLEEIYDETIPFNGAEDTDKCIYCTYKVLCNR
- the trmD gene encoding tRNA (guanosine(37)-N1)-methyltransferase TrmD, whose amino-acid sequence is MRIDILTLFPEMFQGPLTESIIKRAVEKGLVEMHFHNIRDYSLDKHKKVDDYSFGGGAGMVMTIQPIADLIDKLKAERDYEHIIYVTPDGERFNQKIANTLSLSGNIMILCGHYKGVDQRIRDHYITLELTIGDYVLTGGELAAAVISDAVIRLIPGVMSDETSALTDSFQDGLLSHPVYTRPSDYNGWKVPDVLLSGNDAKIDEWREQKAYERTKKIRPDLLND
- the yidC gene encoding membrane protein insertase YidC; the protein is MDRNSITGIILIVLIFGFFTWWNQPSEEQLAEQKRVRDSIDLVEQKAEADRIANAAKVEVETKAVVEKDSATIAEELTNKFGLLADAAQGEQSFVTLENDLVKMVLSSKGARVYSVELKKYHNYDESPVILMDGDQNKFGFNFTHNSRFFHTNELYFTVLPQTSPNKVDFVVNAAEGKLIFSYVLPEDGYMVDFNITTQNLGNVIATPNGSMDINWEMEVPAQEKGVSFERRYSGVYYRFAENDVDHITASGTKSEELRTKLKWVAFKDQFFSSVFISGDYFLSGDVKAVTPEDDNHPVIMDASAMVAVPFTGNDQHSFNFYFGPNDFKALKPYADLGLRQLVYLGWSFLRYINLGVIEVFHFLERYFSNYGLIILILTILIKLIIFPFTYKSYVSTAKMKVLKPQIEEINNKIPKEKAMERQQATMALYRKAGVNPMGGCLPMLFQMPILFAMFQFFPASIELRGESFLWATDLSSYDAIITWTGDIPLITQYYGNHVSLFTLLMAITNIVYTYINQEMTQSTQQMPGMKGMMYLMPVMFLVFFNNYAAGLSYYYFISTLITIGQTLLIRRFVDEEALLAKLKANQKKPAKKSKFQQRLEDMQKQQQLAGRNRKK
- a CDS encoding DUF349 domain-containing protein; translated protein: MEANDLNKPLENENGLNSENESENMQVENTASEKEEVAETEETTEEKVETDEVVAQDSEESEQEIELESVDHIMLSKEQLVKRLRDVLKHYPVEKIKEEVEEIKSAFYKKHKAELEDLKRKFVESGELEENFTAPLDNLEIELKDMLQDFKARKAEFNRRIEEERQSNYQAKLDVIEAIKELINGQESLNETFQAFRELQQRWRNIGPIPQEKVHDMWETYNYNIENFYNYIKINKELRDLDLKKNMEAKTELCEKAEKLLLEPTIVKAFKTLQKYHEQWREIGPVPHDKKEELWARFKEATSLINKRHQEYFEGLKDQLQKNLEAKTELCEKAEALITVDLHTPKEWEAKSKDLIELQNIWKTIGFAPKKDNNKIYDRFRTACDSFFNAKRDFFKTYKSEQSTNLQLKTELCLQAEAMKNSTDWKRTTDEFIKIQKRWKEIGPVPRKQSDIIWKRFRTACDAFFDHKSNFFNHKDEEQEKNLELKEALIKEVAAFEASDNSEENFEKLQDFQHRWNEIGHVPIKDKDRVNQEFRGLINQYFDNLNLDEYHKNVEKFRNKIENYKTNDYAGDKLTQERNKIINKLKQLENDITVWENNIGFFAKSKKSEALVRDFKHKIETGRRNIKLLNKKLDMLEDMD
- a CDS encoding CTP synthase → MSETRYVFVTGGVASSLGKGIISASLAKLLQARGYSVTIQKLDPYLNVDPGTLNPYEHGECYVTEDGAETDLDLGHYERFLNVPTSQANNVTTGRIYQNVINKERKGDYLGKTVQIIPHITDEIKRNIKLLGTKHKYDVVITEIGGTVGDIESLPYVESVRQLKWELGSRVAVIHLTLVPYLNSSGELKTKPTQHSVKALLETGVQPDVLVLRTEHDLAADIRKKVALFCNVNPKAVVQSIDVKTIYEVPVKMQEEGLDEIVLEKLQLPIDEKPALKEWKGFLKKMSKATKEVKIGLVGKYVELADAYKSIIEALIHAATYNDRKVKIELIHSETLTSDNVAEKLGGLDGVLVAPGFGHRGIEGKLDAVKYVRENNIPFLGICLGMQCAVIEYARNVLNLPDANSREMNHTTANPVIDLMEDQKNVSEMGGTMRLGAYECALTPGTNSAAAYSKELVHERHRHRYEFNSEYLETYEKAGMKAAGCNPDTGLVEIMEIPAHKWFVGVQFHPEYSSTVVKPHPIFMAFIKAAISE